One genomic window of Vespula pensylvanica isolate Volc-1 chromosome 12, ASM1446617v1, whole genome shotgun sequence includes the following:
- the LOC122633649 gene encoding DENN domain-containing protein 10-like → MTNCHDMAPLTDLLSCSIIEKDHNGDILWTWSYPTVSESQKTIVKRKCNLGLEHNSPQTFICARHGQTWFYLHCSEVFDSDRLPKVKQFALVLFAKDFNPQKYEVLSRVFSKMYCKTGKPTEILQLYLSVFTKGSCSTQENGTFVSDDFSSRTTTNTNVRELIKTFELETILIYTALLLKKRIVIYHHSLEQLLRWMKTFPALMKHRKVEENLYPWIELVNDELLDLKKQSYYIAGCRNSAISSRTDLYDLLVNIPAREITVASHAKESLTMTKTHKEIALFMVQLCENQACTESQIISEINEKTKDLLNQLTSLATTETSDGKKMVSIQAFKEKDLSQAVESFLINLAIAENLFIL, encoded by the exons ATGACTAATTGTCACGATATGGCACCGCTCACGGATTTATTGTCCTGTAGTATAATCG agAAAGATCATAATGGAGATATACTTTGGACATGGTCATATCCTACAGTCTCAGAATCACAAAAAACTATTgtcaaaagaaaatgtaatttagGACTTGAACATAATTCTCCACAAACATTTATTTGTGCAAGACATGGTCAAACTTGGTTTTATTTACACTGTAGTGAGGTATTTGATTCTGATAGATTACCCAAG GTCAAACAATTTGCATTAGTTCTATTTGCAAAAGATTTTAATCCACAAAAGTATGAAGTACTGTCACGTGTCTTTAGTAAAATGTATTGCAAGACAGGAAAACCAACAGagattttacaattatatctTTCCGTCTTTACAAAGGGATCATGTTCAACACAAGAAAATGGAACATTTGTGTCTGATGACTTTAGCAGTCGTACAACAACTAATACAAATGTTAGAGagttaataaaaacatttgaattagaaacaattttgatatatactGCTctcttgttaaaaaaaaggatagtgATATATCATCATAGTTTAGAACAATTACTTAGATGGATGAAAACTTTTCCTGCTTTAATGAAACATCGTAAAGTTGAGGAAAATTTATATCCATGGATAGAGTTGGTGAATGATGAGCTACTTGATTTGaag AAGCAGTCATACTATATAGCAGGATGTAGAAACAGTGCAATTTCTTCAAGGACAGATCTATATGATTTATTAGTTAATATACCTGCTAGAGAAATCACTGTTGCTTCACATGCaaaag AAAGCCTCACTATGACAAAAACGCATAAGGAAATAGCATTGTTTATGGTACAATTATGCGAAAATCAAGCTTGTACAGAATCACAAATAATATccgaaattaatgaaaaaacaaaagatttattaaatcaattaacATCTTTAGCTACCACTGAAACCTcggatggaaaaaaaatggtaTCAATTCAGgcattcaaagaaaaagatttatcacAAGCCGTCGAAAGTTTTTTGATTAACTTAGCTATAGctgaaaatttattcatattgtaa
- the LOC122633308 gene encoding probable serine/threonine-protein kinase clkA → MKSLGPCLLILPVIILWGTTLALQRPPPRYSQQYMPETGFTCRNKIVGSYYADPETDCQVFHVCVSVAGSIQDYKFLCPNDTAFDQESQTCADWYDVDCEAATLYYASDNFDLYRLGSGLESPHYDTIRSDDEPQDNLQRSESNDPVRSSANTLNRVSSANYNNNNNNNNNNNREVLNSNSKVNFYNHRTNKDDNYDNERSYKDETVTTEKKKTGVRKVSRKQPYNGNTNDYSVSSTAIPSTYNSQNNYNGNFFNNNNNNNNNNNNNNNYNQRPTTSGSSSTIRPQENYNRNQNIQKYTVTASSTYRPNTNYQDSYSSYQPPSSTARPTVYNTYNTNNNYNQDNSGSYTPSTTLRTTNYNGNGNRNGYQPYNVGQFTQSSTVLPSTNYQASDYTNYQKNYNVQRTNGNNGGYRQSTTIAATIYDNNYGSASEQYRNGHSSTTSEISQTTSKHFTNYAGSSYAPTTYSPPTKKYVHTDNSPAQSVSRSNDRYNSQQSSDNNQYYDKNEQTIKSSTQHYDNTKTSKKGTQYNNYESSNSGKYYIETSTDNYDFGRASVGIGFSPASINHLAETPRSTTPVPRRQASATTYNPNSFSSNTQKPSSINTTPRSSTYVSGSARPFTSTTRFVSSTTARPKSGKKNDYDYAYYDNAGGPEYDGLELEQVTGNKESSKLSRN, encoded by the exons ATGAAGTCTTTAGGACCATGTCTTCTTATACTTCCGG TGATTATATTATGGGGCACAACGTTGGCTCTTCAACGACCTCCACCGAGATATTCTCAGCAATACATGCCGGAAACTGGCTTTACATGTCGTAACAAAATAGTTGGTAGTTATTATGCTGATCCTGAAACAGATTGCCAAGTTTTTCACGTTTGCGTTTCTGTGGCTGGCAGTATTCAAGATTATAA GTTCCTGTGTCCCAATGATACTGCTTTCGATCAAGAGAGTCAAACGTGTGCAGATTGGTACGACGTAGATTGTGAAGCTGCGACTCTTTATTACGCCAGCGATAATTTTGATTTGTATAGACTTGGTTCAGGATTGGAGTCTCCGCATTACGATACGATACGCAGCGATGATGAACCCCAAGATAATCTTCAAAGAAGTGAAAGCAATGATCCGGTACGGTCATCGGCAAACACACTCAATCGAGTTTCTTCTGCTAattataacaacaacaacaacaacaataacaacaataatcgAGAAGTTTTAAATAGTAACAGcaaagttaatttttataatcatagaacaaataaagatgataattatgataacgAAAGATCTTACAAAGATGAAACAGTGActacagagaaaaagaaaacgggcGTCAGGAAAGTGAGTAGGAAACAACCCTACAACGGAAATACCAACGATTATTCTGTATCAAGCACGGCAATACCATCGACTTATAATAGTCAGAATAATTACAatggaaattttttcaataacaacaacaacaacaacaacaacaacaacaataataacaattacaatCAACGACCGACTACATCCGGTTCATCTTCCACGATTCGACCCCAAGAGAACTATAACAGGAATcagaatattcaaaaatataccGTGACTGCGTCCTCGACTTATCGACCCAACACGAATTATCAAGATTCTTACAGTAGTTACCAACCACCAAGTTCTACCGCCAGGCCAACCGTTTACAATACTTACAACACGAACAACAATTATAATCAGGATAATTCAGGATCTTATACACCTAGCACTACATTAAGGACAACAAATTACAATGGTAATGGCAACAGAAACGGATATCAACCTTACAATGTTGGACAGTTCACACAGTCCAGCACTGTATTACCTAGCACGAATTATCAAGCGAGTGATTATACAAATTATCAGAAAAATTATAACGTTCAACGCACTAACGGTAATAATGGAGGATACCGTCAATCAACAACTATTGCCGCTACAATTTATGACAATAATTATGGCAGTGCCAGCGAACAGTATAGAAATGGACATAGTTCCACTACATCAGAAATAAGTCAGACCACCTCGAAACACTTCACAAATTATGCAGGAAGCAGTTACGCTCCAACTACTTATAGTCCACCAACGAAGAAGTACGTCCACACGGACAACAGTCCGGCTCAATCGGTGTCTCGAAGTAACGATCGCTACAACAGTCAACAATCATCGGATAACAATCAATATTACGATAAGAACGAACAGACGATCAAATCTTCTACTCAACATTATGACAATACAAAAACCTCAAAAAAGGGAACGCAGTACAACAATTATGAGAGCTCGAATAgtggaaaatattatattgagaCTAGTACAGATAATTATGATTTCGGAAGAGCTTCAGTAGGTATAGGTTTCAGTCCTGCCAGTATAAATCATTTGGCTGAGACACCCAGGTCTACGACACCAGTTCCTAG AAGACAAGCTAGTGCAACCACGTATAATCCGAACAGCTTCAGCAGTAATACTCAAAAGCCATCGTCGATAAATACAACTCCTCGAAGTAGCACATATGTCAGCGGATCGGCTAGACCTTTCACATCCACTACCAGATTCGTTAGCAGTACAACTGCTCGACCAAaatcaggaaaaaaaaatgattacgatTACGCGTATTATGATAATGCTGGAGGTCCCGAATATGATGGTCTTGAACTTGAACAAGTCACTGGGAACAAGGAATCCTCTAAACTATCGAGAAATTGA
- the LOC122633647 gene encoding uncharacterized protein LOC122633647, with the protein MMKMSHVAIPPCLFFLVVFFLVGTYCQQETSQARYRFSQLIPTNSVYEHRESDVPLEWGKKNDTSLLLRSLEENNVMDMSRLNSKENTEEIEEEGEEEVEEDDGVADECDYEINAKSGIPSDYIKEQSKCKRPIHEHNPLSNVDGLHNARNREYDEDHSTNQYDSYYYYEDYDNNNRSQYKTVDAETVDYADFETHDATTERSAELNNHEDHPFIDEGVLKEDNEEDDSISTTNTDAKEVTSMEGSNKNFAFMNPPKLSPSSDDPDELESSILIGEAIVSVVTTKSVVNGTISIPTSTPTPMTTEQVAPPPSLTKEKSIDDRILESTTTEDSRVLAFVQTSRSINGARFLPFPVVDRVVRINNDAAAMTSIKKTFPPPESTESIIDKLDRVQSELSSGFLVGGFRTAGNTLQLDVLNDRDRTTRRKYVTSTSGSSTTTSKTPIISKFVPRRYNDKRFDRTNVNNSSEGFLHDSDSSVMTTNTPRAKIAFKWPSGKTTTPLNSDETKSTTQASTAATKKTNTQIIFQDVKSFLPPGFKLSKEDRQEITERSALSDILAKSKVDVSKLLPADYNKKKNGEIIPASVDSSNFTTEKISIQNLFANSKFDVTALLPRDYTEKATNSSESKNDESSDPNNNNNNSTLTSTEPTTAKASGLKIVFPSRPGGRKLGHKITTPQSHRIDGLPAITPRIQKGWPTRATTEFTGWPTPSTTPISIEKLLEVARTATDISVNMSVVETTSAVSITSTTTTTTTTPRSTTIGICEEECEVAGTIRIIGNTIWVPELLDRNTQEWQQLANEIERDMNFVFSKSTVLMNWYKKIRIDSFSQGSILVDFFIELVNLPQRINTQELKVIFHDSLRTYNSSRWNETKGKGDMKLGVFTIDPKSTDFVVIPKVPSSNIIENEDRLIPQWAVVMIVIGIGGLLFIIVFGVSVLVNRQNGSKLKPSVSTIYEDGIGKNILGNSHATSLNRSNDYPKQIHTIWTDPDVSWNDKSFESTSNKVLVDRSFQEGKKYNLHDSWRSEWNGYYSNPSHGNNKYSGYHHHHHQHPDYDTNF; encoded by the exons ATGATGAAAATGTCGCACGTAGCAATTCCACCATGCTTGTTCTTTCTCgttgtcttctttcttgtcGGCACCTATTGTCAACAAG AAACTTCTCAGGCACGATACAGGTTCTCACAACTCATACCGACGAACTCGGTGTATGAACATCGAGAAAGTGATGTACCTTTGGAATGGGgcaaaaaaaatgatacatcATTGTTACTCCGTTCGCTCGAGGAAAATAACGTCATGGATATGTCACGATTGAATTCAAAGGAAAATacagaagaaatagaagaagaaggagaagaagaggtagaagaagaCGATGGCGTAGCTGATGAGTGTGATTACGAAATCAATGCTAAATCGGGAATTCCTTCTGATTATATTAAAGAGCAATCGAAATGCAAGCGACCGATACACGAACATAATCCACTTTCAAATGTCGATGGTCTTCATAATGCTAGGAATCGCGAATACGACGAAGATCATTCGACGAATCAGTAcgattcgtattattattacgaggattatgataacaataatcgaTCGCAATACAAAACCGTAG ACGCAGAAACCGTCGATTATGCGGACTTTGAAACACACGACGCAACTACCGAAAGATCGGCAGAATTAAATAATCACGAAGATCATCCTTTCATCGACGAAGGAGTTTTAAAGGAGGACAACGAAGAGGATGATTCGATCTCTACAACGAATACAGATGCTAAAGAAGTGACTTCGATGGAAGGTAGCAACAAAAACTTTGCCTTTATGAATCCACCAAAACTGTCACCGTCATCGGACGATCCTGACGAGTTAGAAAGTTCGATCTTGATCGGTGAAGCTATTGTATCTGTAGTGACAACAAAAAGTGTCGTCAATGGAACGATTTCTATTCCAACGAGCACACCAACGCCAATGACTACTGAACAAGTAGCACCACCACCGTCATTGaccaaagaaaaatctatcgaTGATCGAATATTAGAAAGTACTACGACTGAGGATTCCAGAGTATTGGCTTTTGTACAAACTAGTCGTAGCATAAATGGTGCACGTTTTCTACCATTTCCGGTGGTAGATCGAGTCGTACGAATAAACAATGATGCTGCGGCCATGACCTCaataaaaaagacatttcCACCTCCAGAATCAACGGAAAGCATCATCGATAAACTTGACAGAGTGCAATCTGAATTATCAAGTGGTTTCCTTGTTGGTGGCTTCAGAACAGCTGGTAATACATTGCAGTTGGATGTTTTAAATGATAGAGATCGTACAACTCGTCGTAAATATGTTACATCTACGAGCGGtagtagtactactactagCAAAACTCCTATTATTAGTAAATTTGTACCTAGAAGGTACAATGACAAGAGGTTTGATCGTACGAATGTTAACAACTCTTCTGAAGGGTTCTTACATGATTCTGATTCCAGTGTGATGACTACTAATACGCCACGAGCGAAGATAGCATTCaa aTGGCCTTCTGGAAAAACTACAACGCCATTAAACTCCGATGAAACAAAGTCTACGACTCAGGCCAGCACAGCTGCTACTAAAAAGACCAATACACAAATCATCTTCCAAGATGTCAAATCTTTCCTACCACCTGGTtttaaattatcgaaagaagaTCGACAGGAAATAACAGAACGTAGTGCCTTGAGCGATATCTTAGCAAAATCAAAGGTTGATGTCTCTAAACTTTTGCCGGCtgattataacaaaaaaaagaacggcGAAATTATACCTGCTAGTGTTGATTCATCGAACTTTACTACAGAAAAGATCTCCATTCAAAATCTTTTCGCCAATTCGAAGTTTGACGTAACTGCATTGTTACCTCGTGATTATACAGAAAAAGCGACGAACTCGTCAGAATCAAAGAACGATGAATCGAGTGatcctaataataataataataattccacTTTAACGAGCACTGAACCGACTACAGCTAAAGCTAGTGGtttgaaaattgtatttcCTAGCAGACCAGGTGGACGGAAACTTGGTCATAAAATTACAACTCCTCAGAGTCATCGAATCGATGGACTTCCTGCAATTACTCCACGTATACAAAAAGGATGGCCAACTAG AGCTACCACCGAGTTTACTGGCTGGCCAACTCCATCTACTACTCCAATCTCAATTGAAAAACTCTTGGAAGTCGCAAGAACTGCAACAGATATTTCTGTGAACATGTCGGTCGTCGAAACTACAAGTGCTGTTTCAATAACATCTACGACAACTACGACAACGACTACACCAAGATCAACTACTATTGGAATATGCGAGGAAGAATGTGAAGTTGCTGGTACTATACGAATAATTGGTAATACTATTTGGGTGCCAGAATTACTCGATCGTAATACTCAAGAATGGCAGCAACTTGCAAACGAGATTGAAAGAGAT atgaatttcgttttttcaaaGTCTACCGTTTTAATGAATTggtacaaaaaaataagaatcgaTTCGTTCAG CCAAGGTAGTATTCTAGTAGACTTTTTCATTGAACTCGTGAACTTACCGCAAAGAATCAACACGCAAGAATTGAAAGTAATATTTCACGATTCTTTGAGAACGTATAATTCGAGTCGTTGGAATGAGACGAAGGGTAAAGGAGATATGAAGTTAGGTGTATTTACGATAGATCCTAAATCTACTGATTTTGTAG tgaTACCCAAGGTTCCTTCCTCCAACATAATTGAAAACGAAGATAGATTAATACCTCAGTGGGCAGTTGTTATGATAGTCATCGGTATTGGaggattattattcattattgtaTTCGGTGTTTCAGTA cTGGTCAATCGTCAAAATGGTTCAAAGTTGAAACCCTCTGTATCTACTATTTACGAAGATGGAATCGGAAAAAATATACTGGGAAATTCACATGCAACCTCGTTGAACAGATCCAATGATTATCCGAAGCAAATACATACAATATGGACTGATCCAGATGTCTCATGGAACGATAAATCATTTGAATCGACGTCTAATAAG GTATTAGTAGACAGATCATTTCAAGaaggtaaaaaatataaccTCCACGATAGTTGGCGATCTGAATGGAACGGATATTATTCTAATCCATCACacggaaataataaatacagcggctatcatcatcatcatcatcaacatccAGATTATGatacgaatttttaa
- the LOC122633648 gene encoding protein SERAC1-like, translated as MCVKTYKKCLYYLMSSGTCMVFIGGCWFLYQLRQTSQILRSTVTTDIVNLEQTRKSYIYIDKPQYKDIFTFHKKENQYISERQSAVNHDVTNVLIRFSYNVTNIVAIMVDIITDRWKMLNQKLAYRLLNVARFGDEHERIRAATALCSLNDLEDWHYQNMAQMLDARTAIALARTPNVDQRFFLKPPYFHMEYKLHDIIEKVHDMLLHLNSLCNKLHPCLTQFLHKKFGDLFRDGLMFEHDLTSMGLAIPPAIIWNEELLQNCVQTIYHHSSLEQYSKDIVNADGLRILMLIYKIFSNDIEMCVILANILSNISLHTEYLDDFFRSGWFSILVTWSKNKDIRLSVPAGCALANLDIDKNKHIKYHRHVYLLHPLHRTDTTSKLDVIFLHGLLGGVFITWRQRDLKDDTSKCEDPINKKRENSQTSTLISDYPQEFFKDLAYDLQTRAWKKLGRDYEVILDDCPVNVNYQSTGPFTCKGDDACMNDLENDKICRTQCWPMDWLPRDVPYLRILGVNYDTNLSMWTPLCPIESLKSTISDRSSEYISKLLIADVGKRPIIWVCHSMGGLLVKKMLVEEWKSGDKNNICKNTRGIVFYSTPHRGSHIAALTQATQMLIWPSIEVQELREESPHLLGLHKDFIEMLNNYPINIVSFSETKSTLVTALKFPFQFVTPNSADPGVGEFFEIPQDHLTICKPANRRSFLYQKLLCLLRRQIEIRKETKSSIFMNLTWPDRLLPK; from the exons ATGTGTGTAAAAACTTACAAAAAATGcttgtattatttaatgtcAAGTGGTACTTGCATGGTATTCATAGG tGGTTGTTGGTTTTTATATCAACTACGACAAACATCACAGATTCTTCGATCCACTGTAACAACAGATATTGTTAATTTAGAACAAACACGcaaatcatacatatatattgataaaccTCAATACAAAG atattttcacatttcataaaaaagaaaatcaatatatatcgGAAAGACAATCTGCAGTTAATCATGATGTAACTAATGTCTTAATTAGATTCAGTTATAATGTAACTAATATTGTAGCTATCATGGTTGATATTATAACAGACAGATGGAAAATGTTAAATCAAAAATTAGCATATAGATTGCTAAATGTAGCTCGTTTTGGTGATGAACATGAAAGAATAAGAGCTGCTACAGCTTTATGTTCTTTAAATGATTTAgaag atTGGCATTATCAAAATATGGCACAGATGTTAGATGCTAGGACAGCTATTGCTCTTGCACGTACACCAAATGTTGATCAACGCTTTTTCTTAAAACCACCTTATTTTCATATGGAATATAAGTTGCAT gaTATAATTGAGAAAGTCCATGACATGTTGTTacatttaaattcattatgtaataaattacatCCATGTCTTACTCAGTTTCTTCATAAAAAGTTTGGAGATTTATTTAGA GATGGTTTAATGTTTGAACATGATTTAACAAGTATGGGTTTAGCAATTCCTCCAGCAATTATATGGAATGAAGAATTACTTCAAAACTGTGTCCAAACAATTTATCATCATTCCTCTCTTGAACAATATAGTAAAG atatcgTGAATGCTGATGGTCTCCGAATACTTATgttaatttacaaaatcttCAGTAATGATATTGAAATGTGTGTAATACTTGCCAATATACTTTCTAATATATCACTTCACACGGAGTATTTAGatgatttttttcgatcag gttGGTTTAGTATATTAGTAACATGGTCTAAGAACAAAGATATAAGATTATCAGTACCTGCAGGATGTGCATTAGCAAACttagatatagataaaaataagcaTATCAAATATCATAGACATGTATATCTTCTTCATCCATTGCATAGAACTGATACAACATCAAAACTAGATGTTATCTTTTTGCATGGTTTACTTGGTGGAGTGTTTATAACATGGAGACAAAGAGATCTAAAAGATGATACATCTAAATGCGAAG ATCCTATTAATAAGAAACGTGAGAATAGTCAAACGTCTACTTTGATCAGTGATTATCCccaagaatttttcaaagatttgGCTTATGATTTACAAACACGTGCGTGGAAAAAATTAGGCAGAGATTACGAAGTGATACTCGATGATTGTCCCGTAAATGTTAATTATCAATCAACTGGTCCATTTACTTGTAAAGG agATGACGCTTGCATGAACGATTTAGAGAATGATAAAATTTGTAGAACACAATGTTGGCCAATGGATTGGTTGCCTCGAGATGTTCCATATCTTCGAATTCTTGGTGTTAATTATGACACAAATTTATCAATGTGGACTCCTTTATGTCCGATAGAAAGTttgaa GAGTACCATCAGTGATAGAAGTAGCGAATATATTAGTAAATTATTGATAGCAGATGTTGGAAAACGACCAATAATATGGGTTTGTCATTCTATGGGTGGtttattagttaaaaaaatGCTCGTCGAAG AATGGAAAAGTGGGGATAAGAATAACATATGCAAAAATACACGCGGAATAGTATTTTATAGTACTCCACATCGTGGTTCGCATATAGCTGCATTAACGCAAGCAACACAAATGCTTATATGGCCATCAATAGAGGTGCAGGAATTACGAGAAG AGTCACCGCATCTTCTTGGATTGCACAAAGATTTTATTGAGATGTTAAACAATTATCCTATAAATATCGTGAGTTTCAGTGAAACAAAATCTACCCTGGTAACTGCTTTAAAATTTCCATTCCAATTCGTCACTCCTAATTCAGCAG ATCCTGGTGTAGgtgaattttttgaaattccaCAGGATCATTTAACAATCTGTAAGCCTGCTAATAG GCGATCGTTTTTGTATCAAAAGCTCTTATGCTTACTTAGACGTCAGAtagaaattcgaaaagaaacaaagagctCAATATTCATGAATCTAACGTGGCCAGATAGATTATTGCCAAAATAA